Proteins from one Helicobacter ganmani genomic window:
- the ilvA gene encoding threonine ammonia-lyase — protein sequence MIPLSKIMDAKARLEGIVQNTKLAFAPKLSQICGAKVYVKQENLQNTGSFKLRGAFNKISSLGEEERACGVIASSAGNHAQGVAYSAKHYGIKGVIVMPEATPLLKVMGVKELGAEAILKGNNYDEAYAYALEYAKTHNLQFIHPFADEEVIAGQGTVALEMIEAQSHLTSIVVPIGGGGLISGIAAAYKQMLPSVRIIGVVAEGAPGMYHSYHKKEIQSTDSVRTIADGIAVRDVNPKNFEYILESVDEVVMVDDEEIANAVLYLLENQKLVVEGAGASVVAAVLHHKFALQTNESLGLVLSGGNIDVTMLGNIIERGLVRSHRKMKISVTLIDKPGSLQKLSDLLSNLGANIVKIDFDRTSTSLAFGDANIVIMLETKGKEHQGAIRSQLQKQGYVFIEV from the coding sequence ATGATTCCACTTTCTAAAATTATGGACGCTAAGGCACGATTAGAGGGTATCGTGCAAAACACGAAGTTAGCTTTTGCTCCTAAACTTAGCCAAATTTGCGGAGCAAAGGTGTATGTCAAACAAGAAAATTTACAAAATACAGGCTCTTTTAAACTGCGCGGAGCGTTTAATAAGATTTCATCTTTAGGCGAGGAGGAACGCGCTTGTGGTGTGATTGCTTCTAGTGCGGGTAATCACGCACAAGGGGTTGCGTATAGTGCGAAGCATTATGGAATCAAGGGTGTGATTGTAATGCCAGAGGCAACGCCACTGCTGAAAGTAATGGGAGTAAAGGAGCTTGGTGCAGAAGCAATCTTAAAGGGCAATAATTACGATGAAGCCTATGCCTATGCGCTAGAATATGCTAAAACGCATAATTTGCAATTCATTCACCCTTTTGCTGATGAGGAAGTGATTGCGGGACAAGGCACGGTTGCGCTAGAGATGATTGAGGCACAAAGTCATCTTACAAGCATTGTTGTGCCAATCGGCGGTGGCGGGCTTATCTCTGGAATTGCAGCGGCGTATAAGCAAATGTTGCCGAGTGTGCGCATTATTGGAGTTGTCGCGGAGGGTGCGCCCGGAATGTATCATTCTTACCACAAAAAAGAAATCCAAAGCACGGATTCTGTGCGCACAATTGCTGATGGAATCGCAGTGCGTGATGTGAATCCTAAGAACTTTGAATACATTTTAGAATCCGTAGATGAAGTTGTAATGGTAGATGATGAGGAAATCGCCAATGCGGTGCTTTATTTGCTAGAAAACCAAAAGCTTGTCGTAGAGGGAGCAGGAGCTAGTGTGGTTGCAGCAGTGTTACACCATAAATTTGCTTTGCAAACGAACGAATCTTTGGGGCTTGTGTTAAGCGGAGGGAATATTGATGTAACAATGCTTGGAAATATTATTGAGCGAGGGCTTGTGCGCTCTCACCGCAAAATGAAAATTTCTGTAACGCTAATAGATAAACCCGGAAGTTTGCAAAAATTAAGCGATTTACTCTCCAATCTTGGCGCAAATATTGTCAAGATTGATTTTGATAGGACTTCCACTTCTCTTGCTTTTGGTGATGCAAATATTGTGATTATGCTTGAAACAAAAGGTAAAGAACATCAAGGAGCAATTCGTTCGCAGCTACAAAAACAAGGTTATGTGTTTATAGAGGTTTAA
- a CDS encoding autotransporter family protein produces MKISLIASRYLVGSMALSLSALSLYATDVTTKAEFETNFVKQEGTNNYKNKNNNATLAIKLPTTAAKEVQALLGANGRIVIDNANQEITLGAANTDIFGSTLADIEDTNNKFYGFDLTSTHANGITNGGTLNVGKDSTITGKFTNNEALNILGSKLDVTGDFVQAASKTLDIMEGALNVKGAVNIQGNAALDSGRINVIGSYTEDGATAYDLYDLNNLISVRKAGDNSATDGQISLNANSTFTINTQRRALADDLNLMTAEGGFATASLGTLDATKNLYPTALTQKLPTVNFQASAADYLDNPSLLAGIEGLEFEREVQAGTNTSGGTAIREYTLYISEDKKTLFVKVEAAGGLAADTTKDMTQAQIITALNTAMESQITADKTTIGGNNSTANTARKAIADAKTAEQSKVTTATTAITTANTTITAQQAIIDNPNSTQAQIDTAKVALADAQAKKSAQEAIKAQAEANIAKLNQAETQLADKYTALTISTAATDAEKLRENLGLLVGESYAGIAQQALIVTTNKNENKLLVALATNEGDLRATSVSLDNAGNLSEAYGILRSFAGSSVNVNEALNVITNRNFFKNTRENAKSASTLANAATSALTGINVANEMSISNRVAAYNNPYGAKLANIGSDAIGNYYDTYKASVWANAFGGASIIDGDSGGLYGVTLGVDGNVTDNLLLGAYFTYANSTLKDNALKQEADNYQVGLYSLIKFAETWEVGLKGYGQWGSTDQESRNIAGLNTADFTKKFFGLSGSLGKVFDLSNGNFLKPFAGLNYYYSFTPSYTEKGTSLAQHVQSSTNNSVSIDAGLEYRKYFGSSSYLYVVPKVEQYIVNNGDDFVAKFVGSNTNFIIDGDDKKRTYGQILLGGNIELTQDWVLNVGVGAKQILAGKFESKNETYLNGNAGLKYRF; encoded by the coding sequence ATGAAAATCTCATTGATTGCGAGTCGCTACTTAGTTGGCTCTATGGCTTTAAGTTTATCTGCGCTTAGCTTGTATGCGACAGATGTTACAACAAAGGCGGAGTTTGAGACAAATTTCGTCAAACAAGAGGGAACGAATAACTACAAAAACAAAAACAACAATGCTACACTAGCAATCAAGCTCCCTACTACTGCGGCGAAAGAAGTGCAAGCATTGCTAGGCGCAAATGGCAGAATCGTCATAGATAATGCAAACCAAGAAATCACACTAGGTGCAGCAAACACAGATATTTTTGGCTCTACTTTGGCAGACATTGAGGACACAAACAATAAATTCTATGGGTTTGACCTCACAAGCACTCACGCAAATGGAATCACCAATGGAGGAACACTCAATGTCGGCAAGGATTCCACTATCACAGGGAAATTTACAAATAACGAGGCATTGAATATCTTAGGAAGCAAGCTAGATGTTACAGGGGATTTTGTGCAAGCCGCTAGCAAAACGCTTGACATTATGGAAGGCGCATTGAATGTCAAAGGCGCAGTCAATATACAAGGAAATGCGGCTTTAGATTCTGGTAGAATCAATGTCATCGGCTCTTATACAGAGGATGGAGCGACTGCTTATGACCTCTATGACTTAAACAACCTCATCAGCGTGCGAAAGGCTGGGGACAACTCTGCTACTGATGGACAAATCAGTTTGAATGCAAATTCAACATTCACGATTAATACCCAAAGACGCGCATTAGCAGACGACCTCAACCTAATGACTGCAGAGGGTGGATTCGCTACTGCTTCTCTTGGCACATTAGACGCGACAAAGAATCTTTATCCAACAGCTCTCACACAAAAACTCCCCACAGTGAATTTCCAAGCAAGCGCAGCAGACTATTTAGACAACCCAAGCTTGCTTGCAGGGATTGAGGGGCTAGAGTTTGAACGAGAAGTACAAGCGGGAACGAATACCTCTGGTGGAACTGCGATACGCGAATACACACTCTATATCTCTGAAGACAAAAAGACCTTGTTTGTCAAAGTCGAAGCAGCAGGTGGTTTGGCAGCAGACACTACAAAGGATATGACACAAGCACAAATCATCACAGCACTCAATACTGCGATGGAATCTCAAATCACTGCAGATAAAACTACGATTGGAGGTAATAACTCCACTGCAAATACCGCACGCAAAGCCATCGCAGACGCAAAAACAGCAGAACAAAGCAAAGTTACTACCGCAACTACTGCCATTACAACTGCGAATACTACTATCACAGCACAACAAGCAATCATAGACAACCCCAATTCTACACAAGCGCAAATTGACACTGCAAAAGTAGCACTTGCGGACGCACAAGCAAAAAAATCTGCCCAAGAGGCTATCAAGGCGCAAGCGGAAGCAAATATCGCTAAACTAAACCAAGCCGAAACACAACTTGCAGACAAATACACCGCACTAACTATTTCCACAGCGGCAACAGACGCAGAAAAACTCCGTGAAAATCTCGGGCTTCTTGTAGGAGAATCCTATGCTGGAATCGCACAACAAGCCCTCATCGTAACAACGAATAAAAACGAAAACAAACTTCTTGTAGCTCTTGCGACAAACGAGGGAGACTTGAGGGCAACAAGCGTTTCACTAGATAATGCAGGAAATCTAAGCGAAGCGTATGGAATTTTAAGGTCTTTTGCGGGTAGCTCTGTGAATGTCAATGAAGCCTTAAATGTCATTACGAATCGCAATTTCTTCAAAAACACAAGAGAAAATGCGAAATCTGCTTCTACGCTTGCAAACGCTGCAACTTCCGCACTTACAGGAATCAATGTCGCAAACGAAATGTCTATTAGCAATCGTGTTGCAGCCTATAACAACCCTTATGGAGCAAAACTTGCAAATATCGGTTCTGACGCAATAGGAAACTACTATGATACCTACAAAGCAAGCGTATGGGCAAACGCATTTGGTGGTGCAAGTATCATTGATGGCGATAGCGGCGGACTCTATGGTGTAACTTTGGGGGTAGATGGAAATGTAACCGATAATTTGCTCTTGGGTGCTTACTTCACTTATGCCAACTCTACATTGAAAGACAACGCATTAAAACAAGAAGCAGACAACTACCAAGTTGGACTTTATTCTCTAATCAAATTCGCAGAAACTTGGGAAGTAGGGCTTAAAGGATATGGACAATGGGGTTCAACAGACCAAGAATCACGCAATATTGCAGGGCTAAACACTGCTGACTTCACCAAAAAATTCTTTGGCTTAAGTGGAAGCTTAGGGAAAGTGTTTGACCTCTCTAATGGCAACTTCTTAAAACCTTTTGCGGGATTGAACTACTATTATAGCTTTACTCCATCTTATACAGAAAAAGGCACATCCCTAGCCCAACACGTCCAATCCTCTACAAACAATTCTGTGAGTATTGATGCGGGCTTAGAATACAGAAAATACTTCGGAAGTAGCTCTTATCTCTATGTTGTGCCAAAAGTTGAACAATATATCGTTAATAATGGCGATGATTTTGTTGCGAAATTCGTAGGCTCAAACACAAATTTCATAATTGACGGAGATGACAAAAAACGCACTTATGGACAAATCTTGCTTGGAGGCAATATAGAGCTTACACAAGATTGGGTCTTGAATGTAGGTGTAGGCGCGAAACAAATCCTAGCAGGCAAGTTTGAATCCAAAAACGAAACTTATTTAAACGGAAATGCGGGATTAAAATATAGATTCTAA
- a CDS encoding type II asparaginase yields MKKLFFGILLMLGVSMMAFAKPNIVILATGGTIAGEAKSDLATTGYKAGSLGIEVLINAVPELKNIANISGEQVANIDSSNMTDQVWLTLANKVNSLLSSSNVDGIVITHGTDTMEETAYFLNLVVKSNKPVVLTGAMRPATAISADGPKNLYNAVSLAGDKNAKNKGVMVAINDKIYSAREVSKTHTLNVETFKAPNSGEIGYIVDGKVFFNSLSIKAHTKDSPFNVRGLKELPKVDIVYTYSNDGSKAAVEAFLNAGAKGLVVAGSGAGSIHENQKNYLIELLSQKKLVVAKSSRVGSGLVPLSEEEIQQGFISANNLNPQKARVLLMLALTKTSNPKEIQKYFNLY; encoded by the coding sequence ATGAAAAAATTGTTTTTTGGCATTTTGCTTATGCTAGGAGTAAGTATGATGGCGTTTGCTAAACCAAATATCGTGATTTTAGCAACAGGTGGAACAATTGCGGGAGAGGCAAAAAGCGACCTTGCAACTACAGGCTACAAAGCAGGTAGTTTGGGAATAGAAGTGCTTATTAACGCAGTGCCGGAGCTAAAGAATATTGCCAATATCAGTGGCGAGCAAGTAGCAAATATTGATAGCTCTAATATGACAGACCAAGTTTGGCTCACACTCGCAAATAAAGTCAATTCTCTTTTATCAAGCTCCAATGTAGATGGAATCGTCATCACACACGGAACAGATACAATGGAAGAAACCGCTTACTTCTTAAACCTCGTGGTAAAAAGCAATAAACCTGTTGTTTTAACCGGGGCAATGAGACCTGCAACTGCTATTAGCGCAGATGGACCAAAGAATCTTTACAATGCCGTAAGTCTTGCTGGAGATAAAAACGCTAAAAACAAAGGTGTAATGGTGGCGATTAATGACAAAATTTATAGCGCAAGAGAAGTAAGCAAAACCCACACACTAAATGTTGAAACCTTTAAAGCTCCCAACAGTGGAGAAATCGGCTATATCGTAGATGGTAAAGTGTTTTTTAACTCCCTTAGCATCAAAGCACATACAAAGGATTCTCCTTTTAATGTTAGAGGCTTAAAAGAATTACCTAAAGTAGATATTGTCTATACTTATTCTAACGACGGCTCAAAAGCAGCAGTAGAAGCCTTTTTAAACGCAGGTGCAAAAGGATTAGTTGTCGCAGGAAGTGGAGCGGGTAGCATTCACGAAAATCAAAAAAACTATCTAATTGAGCTTCTCTCACAGAAAAAACTTGTAGTGGCAAAAAGCTCACGCGTTGGCTCTGGCTTAGTCCCTTTAAGTGAGGAAGAAATCCAACAAGGCTTCATCAGTGCAAACAATCTCAATCCTCAAAAAGCAAGGGTTCTTTTAATGTTGGCGCTTACAAAAACAAGCAACCCAAAAGAAATCCAAAAATACTTTAACCTTTATTAG
- the rsmA gene encoding 16S rRNA (adenine(1518)-N(6)/adenine(1519)-N(6))-dimethyltransferase RsmA — MKAVEKQNLAKKHFGQNFLQDESVLEAIIQSIPKMNKEIELIEIGAGLGDLTNKLLSLGNITTYEVDKDLIPYLQERLKGALECGRLSLEIGDVLEIWKGESLRKKDYFLVSNLPYYIATLLIIKTIKDPLSKGCVVMTQKEVAQKFCAQCGGSDFSALSVLVQSVGEATLLFDVPPSAFVPPPKVTSSVFLLQKMANPPSFKDLEHLESLLKVAFGAPRKTILNNLSKAYPKQEIMDALESLQIAPSKRPHEIDTTNYHRLLKIL; from the coding sequence TTGAAAGCCGTTGAGAAGCAGAATCTAGCCAAAAAACATTTTGGACAGAATTTTTTACAAGATGAAAGTGTGCTAGAAGCGATTATCCAATCCATTCCCAAGATGAACAAAGAAATAGAACTGATAGAGATTGGGGCTGGCTTAGGTGATCTAACAAATAAGCTATTAAGCTTAGGGAATATCACTACTTATGAGGTGGATAAGGATTTGATTCCTTATTTGCAAGAGCGTTTGAAAGGCGCATTAGAATGCGGGAGATTGAGCCTTGAAATAGGCGATGTATTAGAGATTTGGAAGGGTGAGAGTTTGCGCAAGAAAGATTATTTTCTTGTCTCAAACCTACCTTATTATATTGCAACTTTGCTTATAATAAAAACCATCAAAGACCCGTTATCTAAAGGCTGTGTCGTAATGACACAAAAAGAAGTTGCGCAGAAATTTTGCGCACAATGTGGAGGAAGTGATTTTAGTGCGTTAAGTGTGTTAGTGCAAAGCGTGGGAGAGGCAACACTGCTCTTTGATGTACCTCCTAGTGCCTTTGTGCCACCGCCTAAAGTTACTTCTTCGGTGTTTTTGCTACAAAAAATGGCGAATCCACCAAGCTTTAAGGATTTGGAACATTTAGAATCTCTCTTGAAAGTTGCCTTTGGTGCGCCTAGAAAAACGATTCTAAATAACTTAAGTAAAGCTTATCCAAAACAAGAGATTATGGACGCTTTGGAATCCTTGCAGATTGCACCTAGCAAACGACCTCACGAGATTGATACGACTAATTATCACCGACTTTTGAAAATTTTATAA
- a CDS encoding pilus assembly FimT family protein gives MKPAFSLLEIVLILGILSALAWLGYAWFPDSKLYLAQNQIITHLNYTRFLALSSTKHITQGAFCQSDYCQAERERWTESLWRLQFSKLQDVGYAYYIYSDSARKVSTKHFDDRPRDAQEIARDPLDNKYLNSYNYDNSKFANALRAGDLAITKRYGILEVRMSGGCGESEGGRVLFDERGFLRCKKPYEQVIVPQGMVRLELQGSSGKSVGICILESGIVKKC, from the coding sequence ATGAAACCCGCGTTTAGTTTGCTAGAAATTGTGCTTATACTTGGGATATTAAGTGCATTGGCATGGCTTGGCTATGCTTGGTTTCCAGATTCCAAATTGTATTTGGCACAAAATCAAATCATTACGCATTTAAATTACACGCGTTTCTTGGCATTAAGTAGCACAAAGCATATCACGCAAGGCGCGTTTTGTCAGAGTGATTATTGTCAAGCAGAGAGGGAGAGATGGACAGAATCTTTATGGAGATTGCAGTTTTCTAAGCTTCAAGATGTGGGTTATGCGTATTATATTTATAGCGATTCTGCGCGAAAGGTTAGCACAAAGCATTTTGATGACCGCCCACGTGATGCGCAAGAAATCGCTCGCGACCCTTTAGATAATAAATACTTAAACAGCTACAATTATGATAATTCTAAGTTTGCAAACGCACTTCGTGCGGGAGATTTGGCAATCACAAAGCGGTATGGAATCTTAGAAGTGCGAATGAGCGGAGGTTGCGGAGAAAGTGAGGGCGGAAGAGTTTTGTTTGATGAGCGGGGTTTTTTGCGCTGTAAAAAACCCTATGAACAAGTGATTGTCCCGCAAGGAATGGTGCGTTTAGAGTTGCAAGGAAGCAGTGGTAAAAGTGTGGGTATTTGCATTTTGGAAAGCGGAATCGTTAAAAAATGCTAA
- a CDS encoding CoA-binding protein, with amino-acid sequence MQDSKMREILKESKVIAVLGLSPEESKPSHKVAKFLQNQGYEILPIYPKGGDILEVKAFASLKEAFEAQDKAGVRIDILNVFRKSEMLPEIMREVLELQNPPLCVWVQLGLQNAQARKMLENTKIMYIENLCIKLEYERLFV; translated from the coding sequence ATGCAAGATTCCAAAATGCGAGAAATCTTGAAAGAATCTAAAGTTATTGCTGTGCTTGGATTGTCTCCAGAAGAGAGCAAGCCGAGCCATAAAGTGGCAAAATTTTTGCAAAATCAAGGCTATGAGATTCTACCCATTTATCCTAAGGGAGGCGATATTTTGGAGGTAAAAGCCTTTGCGAGCTTAAAGGAAGCTTTTGAAGCACAGGACAAAGCGGGTGTGCGGATAGATATTTTAAATGTTTTTCGCAAAAGTGAAATGTTGCCCGAAATTATGCGTGAAGTGTTGGAGTTGCAAAATCCTCCACTTTGTGTTTGGGTGCAACTAGGATTGCAAAATGCGCAGGCGCGTAAAATGCTAGAAAATACAAAGATAATGTATATTGAAAATTTATGTATCAAACTTGAATACGAAAGGTTATTTGTATGA
- a CDS encoding ribonuclease J produces the protein MEDNKINENPNRTEKPKRNHENTREAKGENRENREPNKRRFKPRKTEEANGTEKPRNQRTQNRNRPNSRFKKQENTQNNAETRENRQRFDKNYGNKEVNASNLELRKAVEINAKVHKSALTLHSQVEINPNGKVRITPLGGLGEIGGNMTIVETQNSAIIIDAGMSFPDDSLHGVDILVPDFSYLEVIKDKIAGIIITHAHEDHIGAMPYLFKKHQFPIYGTPLPLGLIGSKFDEHGLKRFRSLFRAVEKRKPIQIGEFEIEWIHITHSIVDSSALAIKTEAGLIFHTGDFKIDHTPIDGYPTDLNRIAYYGEQGVLLLLSDSTNSHKSGYTPSEASVGPAFDMLFSRAKGRVIMSTFSSNIHRVYQAINHGLKYGRKVAVIGRSMEKNLEIARTLGYIDLPQNIFIEAHEVAKYADEEVLIVTTGSQGETMSALYRMATDEHRHIKIKPSDTIILSAKAIPGNEGSVSNILNFLNKAGAKVYYQDFSEIHTSGHAAQEEQKLMLRLVKPKFFLPVHGEYNHILKHKETAISCGVEERNIYLMEDGDQMEIAHNYLRKVRSVKTGKTYIDNQVNTTIANDVILDRQNLAENGILIVHLELSKAKNSVLSKPRIQSTGIVANKDTIVFNKEIEEFFSLFVKNCKKELYNSQKSMENEIRNALRKLMFKKTKRYPTIIPIVDLK, from the coding sequence ATGGAAGACAATAAAATAAATGAAAATCCAAATCGGACAGAAAAGCCAAAAAGAAATCACGAAAACACTCGTGAAGCCAAAGGAGAAAATAGAGAGAATCGCGAACCCAATAAGCGCCGGTTCAAACCGCGAAAAACAGAGGAAGCAAATGGGACAGAAAAACCAAGAAACCAAAGAACGCAGAATCGCAATCGCCCTAATTCAAGATTCAAAAAACAAGAAAATACACAAAATAATGCAGAAACAAGAGAGAATCGCCAAAGATTTGACAAAAATTATGGCAACAAAGAAGTCAATGCGTCTAATTTGGAGTTGCGCAAAGCCGTAGAAATCAATGCCAAAGTGCATAAAAGTGCATTGACATTACACTCTCAAGTGGAAATTAATCCTAATGGAAAGGTGCGCATTACTCCGCTAGGGGGCTTAGGTGAGATTGGTGGCAATATGACGATTGTTGAAACACAAAATAGTGCAATTATTATTGATGCGGGAATGAGTTTCCCCGATGATAGTCTGCACGGAGTGGATATTTTAGTGCCAGATTTTAGTTATCTTGAAGTGATTAAAGACAAAATTGCGGGGATTATTATTACCCACGCGCACGAAGACCACATTGGCGCAATGCCTTATTTGTTCAAAAAGCATCAATTCCCTATTTATGGCACACCTTTGCCTTTGGGATTGATTGGCTCAAAGTTTGATGAGCACGGACTCAAAAGATTCCGATCGTTGTTCCGCGCAGTAGAGAAGCGCAAGCCGATTCAAATCGGAGAATTTGAGATTGAATGGATACATATCACGCATTCCATTGTGGATTCTAGTGCATTAGCAATCAAAACAGAAGCAGGTTTGATTTTTCATACAGGGGATTTCAAAATTGACCATACGCCTATTGATGGTTATCCAACGGATTTAAATAGAATCGCATATTATGGTGAGCAAGGAGTTTTGTTGCTCCTTAGTGATTCTACAAATTCACACAAAAGTGGCTACACTCCAAGTGAAGCAAGCGTGGGACCGGCGTTTGATATGTTGTTCTCTCGCGCGAAAGGACGCGTGATTATGAGCACTTTTAGTTCTAATATTCATCGTGTTTATCAAGCTATCAATCACGGACTTAAATATGGACGTAAAGTTGCGGTGATTGGACGCTCTATGGAAAAAAACCTAGAGATTGCAAGGACATTAGGTTATATTGATTTGCCACAAAATATTTTTATTGAAGCGCACGAGGTGGCAAAATATGCTGATGAGGAAGTGCTGATTGTTACGACTGGCTCGCAAGGCGAGACGATGAGCGCACTCTATCGTATGGCAACAGACGAACATCGCCATATTAAGATTAAGCCAAGTGATACGATTATTTTATCTGCTAAGGCGATTCCGGGTAATGAAGGCTCGGTATCCAATATTTTGAACTTTTTAAATAAAGCAGGGGCAAAAGTTTATTATCAAGACTTTAGCGAGATTCATACGAGCGGACACGCAGCACAAGAGGAGCAAAAGTTAATGTTGCGCCTTGTGAAGCCAAAATTCTTTTTGCCTGTGCATGGAGAATATAATCATATCCTTAAACACAAAGAAACTGCGATTAGTTGCGGTGTAGAGGAACGCAATATTTATCTTATGGAAGATGGCGACCAAATGGAGATTGCACACAATTATTTGCGCAAAGTGCGGAGCGTGAAAACCGGCAAAACTTATATTGACAATCAAGTCAATACCACAATTGCAAATGATGTGATTTTGGATAGGCAAAATCTAGCAGAAAATGGAATTTTAATTGTGCATTTGGAGTTGAGCAAAGCCAAAAATTCTGTTCTCTCTAAACCGCGCATTCAAAGTACGGGAATTGTTGCAAATAAAGATACAATAGTATTCAACAAGGAAATTGAGGAATTTTTCAGTCTCTTTGTGAAAAATTGTAAAAAAGAATTGTATAACAGCCAAAAAAGTATGGAAAATGAGATAAGAAATGCGCTAAGAAAGTTGATGTTTAAGAAAACGAAGCGGTATCCGACAATTATTCCAATCGTGGATTTAAAATAA
- a CDS encoding SLAC1 anion channel family protein: MNTPKIERTIDSRNWLLHFPIMFFASVMGIGGLTLVIGKTIRIFELEVNFSWLLTALSFFSVFLLCGISILYLAKIIRHYSAFSKELKHPVRINFFSAVCVSLLIVLMLILRFIPLWFALIIFYIGAFLQLILSLYVVRFWFLHALEQKMANPAWFIPIVGNLIVPLVGMNLNAQMAWIPFEILIFYFGVGSFFWILLNAALLIRLIFGEHLPQKLSPTLFIFIAPPSVFALDILLLFKDYVSIASLYGIASASFSVALFFMLLMISLFEIFKELKFALSWWAFTFPTAAWTLCALELYSLGGSLFYAFLGIFGIVLSSVIVLVVGFRTLLAIKQKEICVLEE; encoded by the coding sequence ATGAATACCCCAAAAATAGAGCGGACGATTGATTCTAGAAATTGGCTTTTACACTTTCCTATTATGTTTTTTGCTTCTGTTATGGGCATTGGCGGACTTACGCTTGTGATTGGCAAAACGATTAGAATCTTTGAATTAGAAGTGAATTTTTCGTGGCTTCTTACCGCACTTTCTTTTTTTAGTGTTTTTTTGCTATGTGGAATCAGCATTCTTTATCTTGCAAAAATTATTCGGCATTACTCCGCATTTTCAAAAGAGCTAAAACACCCTGTGCGCATTAATTTTTTCTCTGCTGTTTGTGTATCTCTTTTGATTGTCTTAATGCTAATTTTACGCTTTATTCCCTTGTGGTTTGCTCTTATTATTTTTTATATTGGTGCTTTTTTGCAACTGATTCTTAGCCTCTATGTTGTGCGATTCTGGTTTCTCCATGCCCTAGAACAAAAAATGGCAAATCCTGCTTGGTTTATTCCTATTGTTGGGAATCTCATTGTGCCGCTTGTTGGAATGAATTTGAATGCACAAATGGCTTGGATTCCTTTTGAAATCTTAATTTTTTATTTTGGAGTGGGCAGTTTCTTTTGGATTTTACTCAATGCTGCACTTTTGATTCGCCTCATTTTTGGAGAACATTTGCCACAAAAACTCTCTCCGACTTTATTTATTTTCATTGCGCCACCTAGTGTCTTTGCTTTGGACATACTTCTTTTGTTCAAAGACTATGTTTCTATTGCTAGCCTCTATGGAATCGCAAGTGCGAGCTTTAGTGTAGCATTGTTTTTTATGCTTTTGATGATTAGTCTTTTTGAAATCTTTAAAGAATTAAAATTCGCACTTTCTTGGTGGGCTTTCACCTTTCCAACTGCCGCTTGGACTCTCTGCGCATTAGAGCTTTATTCCCTAGGCGGTTCGTTATTTTACGCATTTTTAGGAATTTTTGGCATTGTATTAAGCAGTGTTATTGTGCTAGTTGTCGGGTTTCGCACTTTGCTTGCAATCAAACAAAAAGAAATTTGTGTGCTAGAAGAATAA